Proteins encoded within one genomic window of Halorussus salilacus:
- the mutL gene encoding DNA mismatch repair endonuclease MutL — protein sequence MTDTNRITRLDDDTIRKIAAGEVVERPASVVKELVENSLDADADRIDVTVESGGTDRIVVSDDGVGMSEADVRAAVREHTTSKIEDADDLDSGVTTLGFRGEALHTIGAVARVTITTKPREGDRATELRMDEGEVASVGSAGRPEGTTVEVADLFYNTPARRKYLKTTTTEFSHVNTVVTRYALANPDVAVSLTHDGREVFATTGRGDLQSALLSVYGREVATSMIRVEGDESDAGVSISGYVSDPETTRSTREYLSTYVNGRYVSSPVVRDAVLSAYGGQLSAERYPFAVLFVDVPPSEVDVNVHPRKMECRWEKESAVKAAVERAVEDALLDHGLVRSSAPRGASAPEEARVEPERADESEQAELATGTDDRPREQATLGADGESGADSNPETDSSAQSTPTDDSRVSESTANEGPVDSPANARSVGSTGDATSANSVTEAETARTPPSAASGPSESGEGSSRSRAPESAAEADSAADSDPTVDTRPTADTSSVADSDRKFSAPTEAETLAGDPTPDPEFDRLPRMRILGQLHDTYVVAETPDGLVLVDQHAADERVNYERLAAEFADDTTTQMLAQPVELELTAGEAAVFDEYREALETLGFRAERAERASADAASRTVRVRTAPTVLDSTLDPELLRDALGEFVSTDADDRGDTVEQVADDLLADLACYPSITGNTSLREGSVVELLSALDDCENPYACPHGRPVIIEFSAEEIDDRFERDYPGHAGRRRED from the coding sequence ATGACCGACACCAACCGAATCACCCGACTCGACGACGACACCATCCGGAAGATCGCGGCGGGCGAGGTGGTCGAGCGCCCCGCCTCGGTCGTCAAGGAACTGGTCGAGAACAGCCTCGACGCCGACGCCGACCGCATCGACGTGACGGTCGAATCGGGCGGCACCGACCGCATCGTCGTCAGCGACGACGGCGTCGGCATGAGCGAGGCCGACGTGCGCGCCGCGGTCCGCGAACACACCACCAGCAAAATCGAGGACGCAGACGACCTCGATTCGGGCGTGACGACGCTGGGCTTCCGGGGCGAGGCGCTCCACACCATCGGCGCGGTCGCTCGGGTGACCATCACGACGAAACCGCGAGAGGGCGACCGCGCCACCGAACTCCGGATGGACGAGGGCGAGGTCGCGTCGGTCGGTTCCGCGGGGCGTCCCGAGGGGACCACCGTGGAGGTCGCCGACCTCTTCTACAACACCCCCGCGCGCCGCAAGTACCTCAAGACCACGACCACGGAGTTCTCGCACGTCAACACCGTGGTCACCCGGTACGCGCTCGCAAACCCCGACGTGGCCGTGTCGCTGACCCACGACGGCCGCGAGGTGTTCGCCACGACCGGCCGGGGGGACCTCCAGTCGGCGCTCCTGTCGGTGTACGGCCGGGAGGTCGCCACGTCGATGATTCGAGTCGAAGGCGACGAAAGCGACGCGGGCGTCTCGATCTCGGGCTACGTGAGCGACCCCGAGACCACTCGAAGCACCCGCGAGTACCTCTCGACCTACGTCAACGGCCGGTACGTGAGTTCTCCCGTCGTCCGAGACGCCGTCCTCTCGGCGTACGGCGGCCAGCTCTCCGCGGAGCGCTACCCCTTCGCCGTCCTGTTCGTGGACGTGCCCCCGAGCGAGGTCGACGTGAACGTCCACCCGAGGAAAATGGAGTGTCGCTGGGAGAAGGAGTCGGCCGTGAAGGCGGCGGTCGAGCGCGCGGTCGAGGACGCCCTGCTCGACCACGGCCTCGTCCGGTCGTCGGCCCCGCGGGGCGCGAGCGCCCCCGAGGAGGCCCGCGTCGAACCCGAGCGCGCCGACGAGAGCGAGCAGGCCGAACTGGCGACGGGGACCGACGACCGCCCTCGCGAGCAGGCGACGCTGGGCGCGGATGGCGAGTCGGGTGCGGATTCGAATCCAGAGACGGACTCGTCGGCTCAGTCGACCCCGACCGACGACTCGCGGGTCTCGGAGTCGACCGCGAACGAGGGACCCGTAGATTCGCCCGCAAACGCACGCTCCGTGGGCTCGACCGGGGACGCGACCTCTGCGAACTCGGTGACCGAGGCGGAGACGGCCCGGACGCCGCCGTCGGCGGCGTCCGGGCCCTCGGAATCGGGCGAGGGGTCGTCTCGTTCCCGCGCCCCGGAGTCGGCCGCCGAGGCCGACTCGGCGGCCGACTCCGACCCGACTGTCGATACTCGCCCGACTGCGGACACCTCCTCGGTCGCCGACTCCGACCGGAAGTTCTCGGCCCCGACCGAGGCCGAGACGCTCGCGGGCGACCCGACCCCCGACCCCGAGTTCGACCGGCTTCCGCGGATGCGGATTCTGGGTCAACTCCACGACACCTACGTCGTCGCCGAGACGCCCGACGGACTCGTCCTCGTGGACCAGCACGCCGCCGACGAGCGGGTCAACTACGAGCGACTCGCCGCGGAGTTCGCCGACGACACGACGACCCAGATGCTCGCCCAGCCGGTCGAACTCGAACTCACCGCGGGCGAGGCCGCGGTGTTCGACGAGTACCGCGAGGCGCTGGAGACGCTCGGCTTTCGCGCCGAGCGCGCGGAGCGAGCGAGCGCCGACGCCGCGAGCCGAACCGTCAGGGTCCGGACCGCCCCGACCGTCCTCGACTCGACCCTCGACCCCGAACTCCTCCGGGACGCGCTCGGGGAGTTCGTCTCGACCGACGCCGACGACCGCGGCGACACCGTCGAGCAGGTCGCCGACGACCTGCTCGCC